Below is a genomic region from Aquipuribacter hungaricus.
GGGCCAGCCGGCCGAAGAGCAGCGCGCCGACGAAGGCGACGGCCTGCACGACGACGATGACGAGGATGAGCTGCTCGGTGGCGAACCCCAGCTCGACCGAGCCGTAGATGCTCGACACCGCGATGACGGTCTGCACGCCGTCGTTGAACAGCACGTACGCCCCGAGGAACAGCAGGGTCTGCGGGTACCGCCGGGCCTCCCTGGCGGTGTCGGCGAGCTGCCGGACGGTCCCGCCGACGAGGCCCGCGACCCCCGCCTGGCGGCCGCCGACGACGTCGACCGCGGGCCGGTCCCTGAGCCCGAGGAACGGCACGAGCGTGAAGCCGGCCCACCAGAGCCCCGCCGAGGCGAGGCTGACCCGCACGGCCTGGCCGTCGCTGAGCCCGAGCGACCCGGCCCCCAGGACGACGCCGAGGTTGACGACGAGCAGCAGGAACCCGCCGAGGTAGCCCAGGGCCCAGCCGCGGCTGGACACCCGGTCGCGCTCGTCCGGCGCGGCGACGTCGACGAGGATGGCGTCGTACACCGTGAGGGAGGCCGCCAGGCAGGCGTTGCCCACCACGAGCAGCGCCGCCCCGGCCGCCCAGGCGCTGCCGCTGACCAGGACCAGGCACGTCGCGGCGGCGGCGCCCGCCCAGGCGAACCCGGCCATGAGCACCCGCTTGCGCCCCGACCGGTCGGCGACGGCGCCGACGAGGGGCAGCAGGAGCGCGATGAGGACCGTGGAGATGCTGATGAGGAACGCGACGAGGCTGTCGGGCGAGACGTCGACGAGGCCCAGCAGCGCCACGGTCCCGCCGCACCGCGCTCCCTCGGCGAGGTCGGGGCACGCGGCCTCGGTCGCCAGCGCCGTGAGGTAGGGACCGACGAGGACGGTGCCGACGGTGGTGACGAAGGCCGAGTTCGCCCAGTCGTAGACGTACCAGGACCGCTGCTCGCGGCGGCGGGCCGCGGGGTCGGCGAGCGGGCCCGGGGGGACGGTGCGGTGCTGCGCGACGGCCACGGCCGGTCATCCTGCCCGTCGGGAGAGCACCTGGGAGAGCAGGTCCGCGCGGTCGCTCATCAGGCCGTCGACGCCGAGGTCGAGCAGCCGGTCCATGTCCCCGGCGTCGTCGACGGTCCACACGTGCACCTGCAGCCCGACGTCGTGCGCGAGCCGCAGCAGGCGGGGCGTGACGACCCGGAGCCGGCCCGCGTGCTCGGGGACCTGCAGGGCGTCCGCGCCCCCGGCCGCGCGCACGAGCAGGCTGCGGCCCAGCGGGGCGGACAGCCGCTCCAGCGCCGCCGCCAGGCGTGCACCCGCGCTGGCGGCCATGCCGGCGGAGCGGGCGACGCCGGGAGCGAGCAGCTGCACCGCCCGCGACCGGCGGCCGTCGAACGAGGCGACGACGGTGCGGTCCTCGGCGCCGGCCCGGCGGACCGCGTCGGCGAGGGCGCGGACGGCGCGGGCGTCCTTGACGTCGATGTTGAGGACCGCGCCGGGGAAGGCCTCGAGCACGGCCTCGACCCGCGGGACCGGGTGCAGCCCGGCCACCCGCACGCCTGCGAGCTCGGCCCACGTCATCGCCTGCACGGGCACGGCGCGCCCGGTGGTGCGGGCGAGGTCGGGGTCGTGCAGGACCACGGCGACGCCGTCCGCGGTGGCCTGGACGTCGGTCTCCAGGTGGGTGAGGCCCAGCTCCAGGGCCGCGGCGAACGCCTCGAGGGTGTTCTCCCAGACGTGGCGGTGCGGGGCGGCCTCCGCCGGCTTCCCGTCCGGCGTCCCGTCCGGCGTCCGGTCGGGCGGCCCGTCCGGCTCGGACCCGCCGGCGGACAGCGGCGTCCAGCCGCGGTGGGCGAAGCCGAGCGGCGTGCCGCGCAGCGCGGGGTGCGGCGGGCGGCTGCCCGTGGGGCTGGTCACGGGGCGACCTCCGGGACGGCGGGGACGGCGGGCTCGGGGTCCGACGCCGCGACCGCGGCGCGGAAGGCGGCGACGTAGCCGGCGTAGCCCTGGTCGGAGGGGTGGAAGAAGTCGCCGGCGTAGTCGGCGATGCCCGGCCCGGCCGTGGCCGCCTCGAGCGCCACAGGGACCAGGTCCGGGCGTGCGGCAACCTCCTCGCGCACCACCCGCGACAGCGCGGCCGCCCGGGCCCGGTCCTCGCCGCCGCCGAAGTCCGGCAGGTCGGCGACCAGGCTGCCGGGGGGCAGCGCGTCCAGCACGGGGGAGAGCTCGGCCCGGAACTGCTCCGACTGCAGGTCCCCGACGTCGTTGGCGCCCACGGCCAGGGTCACCAGGCCGAGCGGCGTGCCCTCCGCGGCGAGCTCGCCGAGCAGCCGGCGGAAGGCGGGCAGCTGGTCCTCGGCGAGCTCGGCGGTGGTCGCCCCGGTCACGGACAGGTTGACGACGCGGACCGTCCCGCCGGTCCGGTCCTCGAGGTCCTCGGCGAGCACGGCGACGAACGACGTCTCCGGCCGCGAGCTGCCGATGCCCTGGGACAGCGAGTCGCCGAGCGCGACCTGCACCACGGCGCCGGGCTCCCGCGCCCGGTCCTGCCAGTACTCCGCACGGGGCCCGATGGTCGCCACGACGAGCAGGCCCCGCACCACGAGGACGGCCACGGCCAGCAGGACGGCGACCAGCACGGCGACGACCGCCGCCACGGGGGGCCGCCGCCACCACGGCCCCGCAGCGCTCATGCGCGACAGGGTAGGTCCCGCGCGACGGCCCGGCGGGTCTGTCGTAGCGTCCTGCCGTGCCCGAGCCGACGCAGCCGACCGACATGCCCGACATGACCTACCGCCACCTCGGCGACTCCGGACTCGTGGTGTCCACGGTGGGCCTGGGCGGGAACACCTTCGGCGCCCGGATCGACGCCGCGACCACCCGGTCGGTGGTCGCCGCGGCCCTCGACGCCGGGGTCACCCTGGTGGACTGCGCCGAGCTGTACGGCGCCGAGCCGGGGCAGAGCGAGACGCTGCTCGGGGAGGCGCTGCGCGGCCGCCGCGACGAGGTGGTGCTCGCGACCAAGTTCGGCCACCCGGCGGGCCGCCCCGGCGCGCCCGCGTGGGAGGCGCACGGGTCGCGCTCGTCGGTCCGGCGCTCGCTCGAGGGGTCGCTGCGCCGGCTCGGGACCGACCACGTCGACCTCTACCAGATGCACACCCCGGACCCCTCGACGCCGGTGGAGGAGACCCTCACCGTGCTCGACGACCTGGTCCGCGAGGGCAAGGTCCGCTACACCGGCTCGTCGAACTTCGCCGCCTGGCAGGTGGTGGACGCCGACCGGGCCGCCGAGGCGCTGGGCACCGAGCGGTTCGTCTCCGCCCAGAACGGCTACAACCTGCTGGACCGGCGGGTCGAGGACGAGCTGGTGCCCGCCTGCGAGCACGTCGGGGTCGGGCTGCTGCCGTACTACCCGCTCGCCTCGGGCCTGCTGTCCGGCAAGTACCGCCGCGGCGAGCAGGCGCCCGAGGGCTCGCGCCTGGCCGACCCCCGGATGGCCGCCCGCCTGGCCGCCGCGGACTTCGGCACGATCGAGGCCCTGGAGGCGTTCGCCGCCGCCCGCGGGCTGGACCTGCTCACCGTCGCCCTCGGGGGGCTCGCCGCCCAGCCCGCGGTCGGCAGCGTCATCGCCGGTGCGACGTCTCCGGAGCAGGTGCTCGCCAACGTCCGTGCCGGGCTGTGGGAGCCGACGCTGGAGGACCTCGCCGAGCTGGAGGAGATCAGCGGCAGGGCCTGACCGTGACGGCTCGGTCCGGGGAGGCGGAGGGTGCGGCAGGGGCCGTGCCCCCCGGGCCGCTGCTGGGGCGGGCGGAGGCCTGGTCGGTGCTCGCCCGCGCGCTGCTGTCCGGCGGGCGGCGCGACCGGGCCCTGGTCGCGGCCCGCACGGCGCTCGCGCTCCTGGACCGGGCCGACGCCGGCGACGACCTGCTCGATGCCGCCCGCGCCCTCGTCGAGGCGTCGACCGGGCCCGACGTGGTCCCGCTGCACGTCGACATGGCGGGCGGCGGGGGAGGGCCCGACCCGGGCTCAGGCGAGGCGCGCGCGGTGTGGCTGGGGGCGGGCGACCCGGTCCTGGCGATGATGGGCTGGGTGGAGCGCGACGGTGCGCTCGAGGTCGTCCGCGTGGTGGCCCCCGGGACACGGCGCGGTCGCCGCGCCTTCGCCGCCCTGGTGGCCGCGCTGCCGGAGCAGGTGCCCGTGGAGGTGGTGCTGCCCGCCCGCGACCCCGCGCTGCTCCGCGCGTGCCGCCGGGCGGGCTTCGAGGCCGTCGAGGGCTCGGTCAGTGCTCGTGGCCACGTCGGGGGGAGCCTCCGGGTGCGTCGCGGCGGTGGTGCGACGTGAGCCCGTGCGGGTCCCCGTGCTCCTCGCCGAGCGTGGGGCCGACGTGCACCGTGACGTCGTCGAGGCCCTTGACCGCGTGCAGCAGCTCGTGGCGGGCCGCCTCGGAGATGTCGTGCGCGGCCCGGACGTCCAGGTCGGGGTCGACGGTGACGTCGGCCTCCGCGCGGACGCGGTGACCGGTCCAGCGCATCCGCACGCCCTCGACGTGCTCCACGCCGGGCACCGCCGCGAGCACCTGCTCGGCGTGGTCGACCATCGCCGGGTCGACGGCGTCGAGCAGCCGGCGCAGCACGTCGCGGGCGGCCCCGACGAGGATGACGAGGATCGCCACGGTGATGGCCAGCCCGACCAGCGGGTCGGCCAGCGGGAAGCCGAGCGAGACCCCGACGGCGCTCGCGACGACGCCGAGGCTGGTGAACCCGTCGGTGCGGGCGTGGTTGCCGTCGGCGACGAGCGCGGCCGAGCCGATGCGCCGGCCCACCCGGATCCGGTAGACGGCCACGGCCTCGTTGCCGACGAACCCGATGACCCCGGCGAGCGCCACGAGCAGGACGTTGTCGTAGCCGCGGGGGTCGGCGAAGGCGCGGACGGACTCGAACCCGACGACGACCGCCGAGGCGAGGATGAACAGGACGATGACGATGCCGGCGAGGTCCTCCACCCGGCCCAGCCCGTAGGTGAACCGCCGGCTCGGCGGGCGCCGCAGCAGGACGAACGCGATCCACAGCGGGATCGACGTGAACGCGTCGGAGACGTTGTGGATGGTGTCGGCGAGCAGGGCGACGCTGCCGCTCACCAGGAAGACGACGACCTGCAGCACCGCCGTCACCGCGAGCAGCAGCAGGCTGATCTTCGTGGCCCGGATGCCCGCCGCGGACGTGACGAGGGCGTCGTCCACGGAGTCGGCGTGGTCGTGGCTGTGCGGCCGCACCGCGTGGACCAGGCCGGCCCAGGCGCGGGCGAGCGGGCCGCCGGGGGCGTGGTCGTGACCGTGGTCGTCGCTGCCCGCGGGGCCGTGGTCGTGGCCGTGGTCGTCGGTGCCCACGGGCCCGTGCTCCGGGCGGTCGCCGTGCGGGTGGTCGTCGGTGCTCATGCGGGCTCCTCGGCGTGCTCGGCGTGGGACAGGGCGTCGACGACGAGGTGCCCCACGTGGTCGGT
It encodes:
- a CDS encoding MFS transporter, with the protein product MAVAQHRTVPPGPLADPAARRREQRSWYVYDWANSAFVTTVGTVLVGPYLTALATEAACPDLAEGARCGGTVALLGLVDVSPDSLVAFLISISTVLIALLLPLVGAVADRSGRKRVLMAGFAWAGAAAATCLVLVSGSAWAAGAALLVVGNACLAASLTVYDAILVDVAAPDERDRVSSRGWALGYLGGFLLLVVNLGVVLGAGSLGLSDGQAVRVSLASAGLWWAGFTLVPFLGLRDRPAVDVVGGRQAGVAGLVGGTVRQLADTAREARRYPQTLLFLGAYVLFNDGVQTVIAVSSIYGSVELGFATEQLILVIVVVQAVAFVGALLFGRLARTTGAKRAILLSLVVWTAVVGAAYLLPAGQLVPFVALGAGIGLVLGGTQALSRSLYSQLVPYGKQAEYFSLYQAAERGTSWFGTLTFGIVQQVTGSFRLSILAVVAFFVLGGLLLLRVDVRKGITDAGNEVPEVV
- a CDS encoding glycerophosphodiester phosphodiesterase family protein, encoding MTSPTGSRPPHPALRGTPLGFAHRGWTPLSAGGSEPDGPPDRTPDGTPDGKPAEAAPHRHVWENTLEAFAAALELGLTHLETDVQATADGVAVVLHDPDLARTTGRAVPVQAMTWAELAGVRVAGLHPVPRVEAVLEAFPGAVLNIDVKDARAVRALADAVRRAGAEDRTVVASFDGRRSRAVQLLAPGVARSAGMAASAGARLAAALERLSAPLGRSLLVRAAGGADALQVPEHAGRLRVVTPRLLRLAHDVGLQVHVWTVDDAGDMDRLLDLGVDGLMSDRADLLSQVLSRRAG
- a CDS encoding SGNH/GDSL hydrolase family protein codes for the protein MSAAGPWWRRPPVAAVVAVLVAVLLAVAVLVVRGLLVVATIGPRAEYWQDRAREPGAVVQVALGDSLSQGIGSSRPETSFVAVLAEDLEDRTGGTVRVVNLSVTGATTAELAEDQLPAFRRLLGELAAEGTPLGLVTLAVGANDVGDLQSEQFRAELSPVLDALPPGSLVADLPDFGGGEDRARAAALSRVVREEVAARPDLVPVALEAATAGPGIADYAGDFFHPSDQGYAGYVAAFRAAVAASDPEPAVPAVPEVAP
- a CDS encoding aldo/keto reductase — translated: MTYRHLGDSGLVVSTVGLGGNTFGARIDAATTRSVVAAALDAGVTLVDCAELYGAEPGQSETLLGEALRGRRDEVVLATKFGHPAGRPGAPAWEAHGSRSSVRRSLEGSLRRLGTDHVDLYQMHTPDPSTPVEETLTVLDDLVREGKVRYTGSSNFAAWQVVDADRAAEALGTERFVSAQNGYNLLDRRVEDELVPACEHVGVGLLPYYPLASGLLSGKYRRGEQAPEGSRLADPRMAARLAAADFGTIEALEAFAAARGLDLLTVALGGLAAQPAVGSVIAGATSPEQVLANVRAGLWEPTLEDLAELEEISGRA
- a CDS encoding cation diffusion facilitator family transporter gives rise to the protein MSTDDHPHGDRPEHGPVGTDDHGHDHGPAGSDDHGHDHAPGGPLARAWAGLVHAVRPHSHDHADSVDDALVTSAAGIRATKISLLLLAVTAVLQVVVFLVSGSVALLADTIHNVSDAFTSIPLWIAFVLLRRPPSRRFTYGLGRVEDLAGIVIVLFILASAVVVGFESVRAFADPRGYDNVLLVALAGVIGFVGNEAVAVYRIRVGRRIGSAALVADGNHARTDGFTSLGVVASAVGVSLGFPLADPLVGLAITVAILVILVGAARDVLRRLLDAVDPAMVDHAEQVLAAVPGVEHVEGVRMRWTGHRVRAEADVTVDPDLDVRAAHDISEAARHELLHAVKGLDDVTVHVGPTLGEEHGDPHGLTSHHRRDAPGGSPRRGHEH